The DNA sequence AGGTGCAGCTCCGCCTTGGGCAGCGCGAGGATGAAGGCGCTGGGCGTGAGCCGCCCGACGTCGAGGTCCGTGGAAGGTCGTTGGGTCTGGCCGGCCACTGGTTTCTGCCTACGAGCTACTGCTTTTCGCGAACTCGCTGTGCCGCCGGCTATAGAGGACATAGATCACCAGCCCGATGGCGAGCCATCCGAAGAAGCGCATCCAGTTCATGATGGGCAGTCCGGCCATCAGCAGCAGGCAGGTGAGGATGGTGAGGATGGGCGCGATGGGTCCGCCGGGCGCGCGGAAGCCGCGCTTCCGGTTGGGCTCGCGGTAGCGCAGGATGAGCACCCCGATCGCTACCAGCACAAAAGCGAACAGCGTCCCGATGTTGGAGAGGTCGGCAAAGGTCCCGATGTCGAACAGCCCCGCCGGGATGCCGACCACGAAGCCGGCGATCCAGGTGGCGGTGTCGGGCGTACGGAACTTGGGGTGCACGTGGCTGAAGAGGCGCGGCAGCAACCCATCGCGCGACATGGCGAACCACACTCGCGCCTGCCCCAACTGGAAGACCAGCAGCGACGAGATCATGCCCAGCATGGCCCCGGAGAGCACGATGATGCGTACCCAGGGCTTGTCTAGCTTGCGCAGCAGGTTCACCACCGGGGCGGCGCTGTTGGTGGTCTCGCTGTTCCACATTTCCACGCCGCAGTACACCAACACCACGGCCACGTAGAGCACGGTGCAGACCACTAGCGTGGCGATGATGCCGATGGGAACGTCACGCTGCGGGTTCTTGGCCTCCTCGGCGGCGGTGGAGACCGAATCGAAGCCGATGTAGGTGAAGAAGATGATGGCGCCGCCGGTCAGCACCCCGCCCCATCCGTTGGGCATGAACGG is a window from the Terriglobales bacterium genome containing:
- a CDS encoding amino acid permease, with the translated sequence MIAESEEPERRLRKTLGPWSLTALGIGAVIGSGIFTVIGTAIAGQKFQAESVLHAPLLEYLIYHSPTFGRPGAGPAIALSFLLVAVACFFAALCYAELASMIPIAGSAYTYTYATMGELIAWIIGWDLILEYAVSNMAVSVGFSEHLVNLLDFLGIHLPNAWMFPAYLPSGSSLFGTGWHFGFNVPAFLVVMLLTIILVRGIRESARTNNVMVILKIVAILVFVSFTAHLIDPSHYKPFMPNGWGGVLTGGAIIFFTYIGFDSVSTAAEEAKNPQRDVPIGIIATLVVCTVLYVAVVLVYCGVEMWNSETTNSAAPVVNLLRKLDKPWVRIIVLSGAMLGMISSLLVFQLGQARVWFAMSRDGLLPRLFSHVHPKFRTPDTATWIAGFVVGIPAGLFDIGTFADLSNIGTLFAFVLVAIGVLILRYREPNRKRGFRAPGGPIAPILTILTCLLLMAGLPIMNWMRFFGWLAIGLVIYVLYSRRHSEFAKSSSS